The following proteins come from a genomic window of Trifolium pratense cultivar HEN17-A07 linkage group LG4, ARS_RC_1.1, whole genome shotgun sequence:
- the LOC123923028 gene encoding secreted RxLR effector protein 161-like, whose translation MFKQIVGSLRYLCNSRLDICFAVGLISRFMEDPRQSHMKAAMRILRYISDTLDFGILFPKSAVNAKSEIICYSDADWCGDKVDRRSTTSYFFKYLNALVAWCSRKQPVVALSSCEAEYIAGSYAACQALWINSVLKELKINVKKPITLQIDNQSAINLAKN comes from the coding sequence ATGTTCAAACAGATTGTTGGTTCATTGAGATATCTGTGCAATAGCAGGCTAGACATATGCTTTGCAGTTGGCTTGATTAGCAGATTTATGGAGGATCCTAGACAATCTCATATGAAAGCTGCTATGAGAATATTGAGGTACATATCTGACACACTAGATTTTGGAATTCTCTTTCCAAAGTCAGCAGTGAATGCAAAATCAGAGATAATTTGCTATTCAGATGCTGATTGGTGTGGTGATAAAGTGGATAGAAGGAGTACCACTAGCTATTTCTTCAAGTATTTGAATGCTTTAGTTGCTTGGTGTTCAAGGAAGCAACCAGTAGTTGCACTTTCCTCGTGTGAAGCAGAATATATTGCTGGTTCTTATGCAGCATGTCAAGCCCTATGGATTAACTCAGTGCTTAAGGAATtgaagatcaatgtgaagaagccAATTACACTGCAAATTGACAATCAATCTGCAATAAACTTAGCTAAAAATTAA